From a region of the Triticum aestivum cultivar Chinese Spring chromosome 7D, IWGSC CS RefSeq v2.1, whole genome shotgun sequence genome:
- the LOC123165525 gene encoding E3 ubiquitin-protein ligase WAV3, producing the protein MAFNDDEKPPASNAGNTKGLVTITEPKFSKDEAALSADEVTAVVELKATSSTAVREGLDLVAVLDVSGSMQGDKLQSMKMAMQFVIMKLTPVDRLSVVSFSGSATRHCPLRSVTQQAQADLKAIVDGLVANGGTNIKAGLDTALAIVAGRATTKARTPNVFLMSDGQQSDGDARQVDPGNVAVYTFGFGKDADHALLSDVARKSPGGTFNSVPDGGNVTAPFSQLLGGLLTIVAQDVQLTLTPKAEDPSAPDLDTMTVAPGTDYTQTTDGGTGVITIKFGTLFSGETRKVAINFKLLESTLTTPYDGLVAEAQHSYNVQGSPQGQTPQDVVIPRSPDAPGEEAVSVKARGVLAEMARRQHAGAIGEARQMADGKNLEEARYKLADAQNALEDIVLNDGEKLVGMLRAELQQLLDLMETQELYEAEGRPYALASETSHGRQRYAARGGDMDAVRLFATPRMDTYLEQAKKFEEDPTAPLPSADEDAKEEMAANPLAAISAPIAFYIKVAIQALQEIEKLVAPPTK; encoded by the coding sequence ATGGCGTTCAACGACGACGAGAAGCCTCCTGCTTCTAACGCAGGTAACACCAAGGGTCTGGTGACCATCACCGAGCCCAAGTTCAGCAAGGACGAGGCGGCCCTGTCGGCGGACGAGGTGACGGCGGTGGTAGAGCTCAAAGCCACGTCGTCGACGGCCGTCCGGGAAGGGCTGGACCTGGTGGCGGTGCTGGACGTGAGCGGCAGCATGCAGGGCGACAAGCTCCAGAGCATGAAGATGGCGATGCAGTTCGTCATCATGAAGCTCACCCCCGTCGACCGCCTCTCCGTCGTCTCCTTCTCCGGCTCCGCCACCAGGCACTGCCCACTCCGCTCCGTCACGCAGCAAGCGCAGGCCGACCTCAAGGCCATCGTCGACGGCCTTGTCGCCAACGGCGGGACCAACATCAAGGCCGGCCTGGACACCGCCCTGGCCATCGtcgccggccgcgccaccaccaaaGCCCGCACGCCCaatgtcttcctcatgtccgacgGCCAGCAGAGCGACGGCGACGCCAGGCAAGTCGATCCCGGGAACGTGGCGGTCTACACGTTCGGCTTCGGCAAGGACGCCGACCACGCCTTGCTCAGCGACGTCGCCAGGAAGTCCCCCGGCGGCACGTTCAACTCGGTGCCGGACGGCGGCAACGTGACCGCGCCCTTCTCGCAGCTCCTCGGCGGGCTCCTCACCATCGTCGCGCAGGACGTGCAGCTCACGCTGACGCCCAAGGCGGAAGATCCCAGCGCCCCGGACCTGGACACCATGACCGTGGCGCCAGGGACCGACTACACGCAGACCACCGACGGCGGCACGGGCGTCATCACCATCAAGTTCGGCACCCTCTTCAGCGGCGAGACCCGCAAGGTGGCCATCAACTTCAAGCTCCTGGAGAGCACCTTGACGACGCCGTACGACGGGTTGGTGGCGGAGGCCCAGCACAGCTACAACGTGCAGGGTAGCCCGCAGGGCCAGACCCCGCAGGACGTCGTGATACCCCGCTCCCCGGACGCGCCCGGCGAGGAAGCCGTGAGCGTCAAGGCGCGGGGGGTGCTGGCGGAGATGGCGCGTCGGCAGCACGCCGGCGCGATCGGCGAGGCGAGGCAGATGGCCGACGGGAAGAACCTGGAGGAGGCGCGGTACAAGCTGGCGGACGCGCAGAACGCGCTGGAGGACATCGTGCTGAACGACGGGGAGAAGCTGGTGGGCATGCTCCGGGCGGAGCTGCAGCAGCTGCTGGACCTGATGGAGACGCAGGAGCTGTACGAGGCGGAGGGGCGGCCGTACGCGCTGGCCTCCGAGACGTCGCACGGCCGGCAGCGGtacgcggcgaggggcggcgacatGGACGCCGTGCGGCTGTTCGCCACCCCGCGCATGGACACGTACCTGGAGCAGGCCAAGAAGTTCGAGGAGGACCCGACGGCGCCGCTGCCGTCCGCCGACGAGGACGCCAAGGAGGAGATGGCCGCCAACCCGCTGGCCGCCATCTCGGCGCCCATCGCCTTCTACATCAAGGTGGCCATCCAGGCGCTGCAGGAGATCGAGAAGCTCGTCGCCCCgcccaccaaataa